From a single Alloactinosynnema sp. L-07 genomic region:
- a CDS encoding DUF4386 domain-containing protein gives MSHRRIAVLVGLLFISSTITFSVGSGLLKAYFSSPSPDGADLLVGVLLEVYTGLAVAAIGVALRPVLTPFGARLATGYLGLRLAECTAIVAFGAYFLMSHNNFRDYDLIVYTLAAAGGLALCTLLLRSGLTPRWLSLAGLAGYAILLLGVVVDLLGITDLDSDAGFAFFIPGGLFELAFPLLLIIKGFTPPPVENARSHVGSAGRAPQR, from the coding sequence ATGTCTCATCGAAGAATCGCCGTTCTCGTCGGGCTGCTCTTCATCTCGTCGACAATCACCTTCAGCGTTGGCAGCGGCCTCCTCAAGGCGTACTTCTCCAGTCCGTCACCCGACGGGGCAGACCTTCTGGTGGGCGTCCTGCTGGAGGTCTACACAGGACTCGCCGTGGCCGCGATCGGCGTGGCGCTGCGCCCCGTCCTCACGCCGTTCGGCGCGCGGCTGGCCACCGGATACCTCGGTTTGCGCCTAGCGGAGTGTACGGCCATCGTGGCGTTCGGCGCGTATTTCCTGATGAGCCACAACAACTTCCGCGACTACGACCTAATCGTCTACACCCTGGCAGCCGCGGGCGGCCTCGCCCTGTGCACGCTGCTGCTTCGCTCTGGCCTGACCCCTCGGTGGCTGTCGCTCGCAGGACTGGCGGGTTATGCGATCCTCCTGCTCGGCGTGGTCGTCGACCTGCTCGGCATCACCGATCTCGATTCCGACGCGGGCTTCGCGTTCTTCATTCCAGGCGGACTGTTCGAACTCGCCTTTCCGCTGTTGCTGATCATCAAGGGCTTCACGCCACCGCCGGTCGAGAACGCTCGTTCCCACGTCGGATCGGCGGGCCGGGCGCCCCAGCGGTAG
- a CDS encoding TetR/AcrR family transcriptional regulator, whose product MSDRGKLTRDHVLRAGIALADAGGLASLTMRKLGVELGVEAMSLYNHVANKEDLLDGMIDMIFGEIALPTGEWKSAMRSRAGSVRAALATHRWVAGLMDSRPPGPATLRHHDTVIGTLRAAGFSIELTAHAFAVLDSYLYGFALQEAGLPDEPAQVAQDVLAHLPAAEYPHLTELTVNHVLRPGYAFGDEFDFGLDLILDGLERARRSA is encoded by the coding sequence GTGTCCGATCGAGGCAAGCTCACCCGAGACCACGTCCTGCGCGCGGGCATCGCCCTGGCCGACGCGGGCGGCCTCGCGTCGTTGACGATGCGGAAGCTGGGCGTGGAGCTCGGAGTGGAGGCGATGTCGCTCTACAACCACGTGGCCAACAAGGAGGACCTGCTCGACGGCATGATCGACATGATCTTCGGCGAGATCGCTTTGCCCACAGGGGAATGGAAGTCAGCGATGCGCTCGCGCGCCGGGTCCGTTCGCGCGGCGCTGGCGACGCATCGGTGGGTGGCCGGGCTGATGGACTCGCGGCCGCCTGGGCCTGCCACGTTGCGACACCACGACACGGTGATCGGGACGTTGCGGGCGGCGGGCTTCTCGATCGAGCTGACCGCGCACGCGTTCGCCGTGCTGGACAGCTACCTCTACGGGTTCGCGCTGCAGGAGGCGGGCCTGCCGGACGAGCCCGCGCAGGTGGCCCAGGACGTGCTGGCCCACCTGCCCGCGGCGGAGTACCCACACCTGACCGAACTGACCGTCAACCACGTGCTGCGACCCGGCTACGCCTTCGGCGACGAGTTCGACTTCGGCCTCGACCTGATCCTCGACGGCCTGGAACGGGCCCGCCGCTCGGCCTGA
- a CDS encoding amino acid adenylation domain-containing protein yields MIDQRSAAAVAAMLAHRLERLDTVAVGLPDGVVTVSVGAESTLESVVCQLDGVRTSDSPDVESGHLGIRFRFDWAGAAHTAERLRTLAQGLADGLPLGKCAVVGPAERQILLGFNPEPTPAPRTPVHELICHQALRTPDVVALRGGGVDRTYQHLLDEAALIAGRLRAEGVGPGSVVGLCTERSAEMVVAVLAVLLAGAAYLPLDPTHPRARLDGMLDAADAAMVLVSASAASVFDGDSPVPVRNLDGGAADAKPVAWRDYVAPPEVVDGLSYVIFTSGSTGQPKGVQMTHLSLANRLAWTQAAYQLGADDVVLQKTPYTFDVSVWELLWAFTSGARLVVAPAEAHRDPQELMEIIVAEGVTTVHFVPSMLALFVAEDGVDRCGSLRRVICSGEALPPKIVNKLTATLPTVEVHNLYGPTEAAIDVTAWACRRPEPESGVPIGAPITNVLAFVLDEDGDLAPLGTPGELVLGGDCLARGYAARPDLTAERFVQTAVTGQPQRVYRTGDLVWWSPEGHLNYVGRIDTQVKIRGQRVELSEIESMVNAHPQVANSVVLLRTDLGANPTLVGYVVAEPGEALDDEALRTHLGGQLPDYMVPTRYVRLAELPATANGKVDRGALPAPPARTRRRSNGTRA; encoded by the coding sequence GTGATCGACCAGAGGTCCGCCGCGGCGGTCGCGGCCATGTTGGCGCACCGCTTGGAGCGGCTCGACACGGTGGCGGTGGGGCTTCCCGACGGCGTGGTGACCGTCTCCGTCGGGGCGGAAAGCACGCTGGAGTCAGTGGTGTGCCAACTGGACGGGGTGCGCACTTCGGACTCCCCTGATGTGGAGAGCGGCCACCTCGGGATCAGGTTCCGGTTCGACTGGGCGGGCGCGGCCCACACCGCTGAACGACTTCGGACCCTCGCGCAGGGGCTCGCCGACGGCCTGCCGCTGGGCAAGTGCGCGGTCGTCGGCCCGGCCGAACGCCAGATCCTGCTGGGGTTCAACCCGGAGCCGACACCCGCGCCGCGGACACCCGTGCACGAGCTGATCTGCCACCAGGCCCTGCGCACTCCGGACGTGGTGGCGTTGCGCGGCGGCGGTGTCGACCGGACTTACCAGCACCTTCTCGACGAGGCCGCCCTCATCGCCGGTCGGCTCCGCGCCGAGGGCGTCGGGCCGGGTTCGGTGGTTGGGCTGTGCACGGAACGCAGCGCGGAGATGGTGGTCGCGGTGCTGGCCGTGCTGTTGGCGGGCGCGGCGTACCTGCCGTTGGACCCGACCCACCCACGGGCCCGCCTCGACGGGATGCTCGACGCCGCGGACGCGGCCATGGTGCTGGTGAGCGCCTCCGCCGCGTCGGTGTTCGACGGCGACAGCCCGGTCCCGGTACGCAACCTCGACGGCGGCGCCGCGGACGCGAAACCGGTGGCCTGGCGCGACTACGTCGCGCCGCCGGAGGTCGTCGACGGGCTGTCCTATGTCATCTTCACGTCCGGTTCGACAGGACAGCCCAAAGGCGTGCAGATGACCCACCTCAGCCTGGCCAACCGGTTGGCCTGGACGCAGGCGGCCTACCAGCTGGGCGCCGACGACGTCGTGCTGCAGAAGACGCCGTACACCTTCGACGTCTCGGTGTGGGAACTGCTGTGGGCCTTCACTTCGGGCGCGCGCCTGGTGGTCGCGCCCGCCGAGGCGCACCGCGACCCTCAGGAACTAATGGAGATCATCGTCGCGGAGGGTGTGACCACCGTCCACTTCGTCCCGTCGATGCTCGCGCTGTTCGTGGCCGAGGACGGCGTGGACCGGTGCGGCTCCCTGCGCCGCGTGATCTGCAGCGGTGAGGCACTGCCGCCGAAGATCGTGAACAAGCTGACCGCGACGCTGCCCACGGTGGAGGTGCACAACCTCTACGGCCCCACCGAGGCCGCGATCGACGTGACCGCGTGGGCGTGCAGGCGCCCCGAGCCCGAGAGCGGCGTGCCCATCGGCGCGCCGATCACCAACGTGCTGGCGTTCGTCCTCGACGAAGACGGCGACCTCGCTCCCCTGGGCACACCAGGCGAACTGGTGCTCGGCGGCGACTGCCTTGCCCGCGGCTACGCCGCCCGCCCCGACCTCACCGCGGAACGGTTCGTCCAGACCGCGGTCACGGGTCAGCCCCAACGGGTCTACCGAACCGGGGACCTGGTGTGGTGGTCGCCCGAGGGCCATCTCAACTACGTCGGCCGGATCGACACTCAGGTCAAGATCCGCGGCCAACGGGTCGAGCTGAGCGAGATCGAGTCGATGGTCAACGCCCACCCCCAGGTCGCCAACTCGGTCGTCCTGCTCCGCACCGACCTGGGCGCGAACCCGACCTTGGTCGGCTACGTGGTCGCCGAACCGGGCGAAGCCCTGGACGACGAGGCGCTGCGCACGCACCTGGGCGGGCAACTTCCCGACTACATGGTGCCCACGCGCTATGTCCGGCTGGCCGAGTTGCCTGCCACGGCGAATGGCAAGGTGGATCGCGGAGCACTTCCGGCGCCACCGGCACGGACTCGCCGCCGGAGCAACGGGACGCGAGCCTGA
- a CDS encoding type I polyketide synthase, with translation MKHDIAIVGMAGRFPGAANVDEFWSAIAAGRVTIAELTRGELIAAGVAESQLDDPAYVPARGTVADPDLFDAEFFGIAPAEAAIMDPQHRLLLQTAWEALESGNLAGEEPFGRVGVFAGAGFNYYLLNHVLAQPGLVDTHGLLSVVLGNEKDHLAAKVAYRLNLGGPAVTVQTACSTSLVAVHLACQSLRTGDSDVALAGGACVAVPQQAGYLYETKGITSPDGVCRPFDADANGTVPGNGVAMVVVKRLDDAIRDGDTVHAVIKGSAINNDGGAKVGYTAPGITGQIDVLTRAYRDAGVEPGTIGYIEAHGTATEMGDAIELSALSEVFAGADQPCFLGSVKANIGHLDAAAGVSGLIKAALALRHRQIPPLAGLKQPRPELLDGSTPFTVDAVGRDWEVADGGVRRAAVSSFGLGGTNAHVVLEEHVPAPVPEQAGGPRGALLTLSARTPEALREAADRLAEHLRVRPDLDVRDVAMTLQSHRRHFTHRLAVAADDVPAALDRLRSAKGREPLRRAKIVFLLPGQGAEYAGMAKGPYERYPSFRADIDRGADFLRESLGIDLRDVLVGDDPENLVHRTDITQPALVLHEYALGRLLLSCGIRPAALIGHSVGEYAAACLADELDLADALRLVVARGRLMQHAPEGGMSVVMAGEADVRAHLAEFPELDIAAVNAPEVTVVAGPVDPLDRLRARLDAAGVTHRTMPASRAFHSRMMADAADELGRVAAEVTHRSRSCAVISSVTGRLLPRGQVREAAYWPEQLRSPVRYQDAVATAADLNTVVFVEVGPGTALTGMTRQNQRAEGKTVIATQPRRTARAGGCDVLTTAGTLWTLGVDVDWQATRAGRGAARVALPTYPFARTRHWLDAEPVAAAPEASAPVADSVLDRVLELWRSLLGGTEITADTGFFEVGGESLLFIRMVSQVRRKFGVAVSIADLSAAPTPRTLATLIQNGEGK, from the coding sequence ATGAAGCACGACATCGCGATCGTCGGGATGGCGGGCCGCTTCCCCGGCGCGGCGAACGTCGACGAGTTCTGGTCGGCCATCGCGGCCGGGCGCGTCACGATCGCCGAGCTGACCCGCGGCGAGCTGATCGCCGCAGGCGTGGCGGAAAGCCAACTGGACGACCCGGCGTACGTCCCGGCACGGGGAACCGTGGCCGACCCGGACCTGTTCGACGCGGAGTTCTTCGGCATCGCGCCTGCGGAGGCCGCGATCATGGACCCGCAGCACCGGCTGCTGCTCCAGACCGCGTGGGAGGCGCTGGAGTCCGGCAATCTGGCCGGTGAGGAGCCTTTCGGCCGGGTGGGCGTGTTCGCGGGCGCGGGCTTCAACTACTACCTGCTCAACCATGTGCTCGCGCAGCCAGGACTGGTCGACACCCACGGCCTGCTCTCGGTCGTGCTCGGCAACGAGAAGGACCACCTGGCCGCGAAGGTCGCCTACCGGCTCAACCTCGGCGGGCCCGCGGTCACCGTGCAGACGGCGTGCTCGACGTCGCTGGTCGCGGTGCACCTGGCCTGCCAGAGCCTGCGCACGGGTGACTCCGATGTCGCGCTGGCGGGCGGGGCGTGTGTCGCGGTGCCGCAGCAGGCCGGATACCTCTACGAGACCAAGGGAATCACCTCGCCCGACGGCGTGTGCCGCCCGTTCGACGCCGACGCGAACGGCACCGTGCCCGGCAACGGCGTCGCCATGGTCGTGGTCAAGCGACTCGACGACGCCATCCGCGACGGCGACACCGTCCACGCGGTGATCAAGGGTTCTGCGATCAACAACGACGGCGGGGCCAAGGTCGGCTACACCGCGCCGGGCATCACCGGCCAGATCGACGTACTGACCCGCGCCTACCGGGACGCGGGCGTCGAGCCCGGCACCATCGGCTACATCGAGGCGCACGGCACGGCGACGGAGATGGGCGACGCGATCGAACTGTCCGCGCTCAGCGAGGTGTTCGCCGGTGCCGACCAGCCCTGTTTCCTCGGCTCGGTCAAAGCCAACATCGGCCACCTCGACGCGGCAGCGGGTGTCTCCGGCCTGATCAAGGCCGCGCTGGCGCTGCGCCACCGGCAGATCCCGCCGCTGGCCGGACTCAAGCAGCCCCGTCCGGAACTGCTCGACGGGTCGACGCCGTTCACCGTCGACGCGGTCGGCCGGGACTGGGAGGTCGCCGACGGCGGCGTGCGCCGGGCGGCGGTCAGCTCATTCGGGCTCGGCGGCACCAACGCCCATGTGGTCCTGGAGGAGCACGTGCCCGCCCCGGTTCCCGAGCAGGCAGGCGGACCGCGAGGGGCCTTGCTGACCCTGTCGGCGCGCACTCCCGAGGCATTGCGCGAGGCGGCCGACCGGCTGGCTGAGCACCTGCGCGTGCGACCCGACCTCGACGTGCGCGACGTGGCCATGACTCTGCAGTCACACCGCAGGCACTTCACCCACCGGCTCGCCGTCGCCGCCGACGACGTTCCCGCCGCCCTCGACCGGCTGCGCTCGGCCAAAGGCCGCGAGCCGCTGCGCCGCGCCAAGATCGTGTTCCTGCTGCCCGGCCAGGGCGCGGAATACGCGGGCATGGCGAAGGGACCGTACGAGCGCTACCCGTCGTTCCGTGCCGACATCGACCGCGGCGCGGACTTCCTGCGCGAGTCTCTCGGGATCGACTTGCGCGACGTGCTTGTCGGCGACGACCCCGAGAACCTTGTCCACCGCACCGACATCACCCAGCCCGCCCTTGTCCTGCACGAATACGCCCTGGGCAGGCTGCTGCTGTCCTGTGGCATCCGGCCCGCGGCCCTCATCGGCCACTCTGTCGGCGAGTACGCCGCGGCCTGCCTGGCCGATGAACTCGACTTGGCGGACGCCCTGCGGCTGGTCGTGGCCCGCGGCAGGCTCATGCAGCACGCGCCCGAGGGCGGCATGTCCGTGGTCATGGCGGGTGAGGCCGACGTCCGCGCGCACTTGGCCGAGTTCCCCGAACTCGACATCGCCGCGGTCAACGCGCCGGAGGTCACCGTCGTGGCGGGTCCGGTCGACCCGCTGGACAGGCTGCGCGCCCGGCTGGACGCCGCGGGCGTCACCCACCGCACGATGCCCGCGAGCCGGGCGTTCCACTCGCGGATGATGGCCGACGCGGCCGACGAGCTCGGCCGGGTAGCCGCTGAGGTCACCCACCGGTCCCGGTCGTGTGCCGTGATCAGCAGCGTCACCGGCAGGCTGCTGCCGCGCGGGCAGGTCCGCGAGGCCGCGTACTGGCCGGAGCAGCTGCGCAGCCCGGTGCGCTACCAGGATGCCGTCGCGACCGCCGCCGACCTGAACACCGTGGTGTTCGTCGAGGTCGGCCCCGGCACCGCGCTGACGGGCATGACCAGGCAGAACCAGCGGGCCGAAGGCAAGACCGTCATCGCGACTCAGCCGCGGCGCACCGCCCGCGCGGGCGGCTGCGACGTGCTCACCACCGCCGGGACGCTGTGGACGCTCGGGGTGGATGTGGACTGGCAGGCGACCCGGGCGGGCCGGGGGGCGGCCCGGGTCGCGCTGCCGACCTACCCCTTCGCCCGCACGCGGCACTGGCTCGACGCCGAGCCGGTCGCGGCGGCACCGGAGGCTTCCGCACCGGTGGCCGACTCGGTCCTGGACCGGGTGCTGGAGCTGTGGCGGTCCCTGCTGGGCGGCACGGAGATCACCGCCGACACCGGCTTCTTCGAGGTGGGCGGCGAGTCGCTGCTGTTCATCCGGATGGTGTCGCAGGTGCGGCGCAAGTTCGGTGTGGCGGTGTCGATCGCCGACCTCAGCGCGGCCCCGACGCCACGCACCCTCGCGACGCTGATCCAGAACGGGGAAGGAAAATGA
- a CDS encoding non-ribosomal peptide synthetase — protein MSIAPVADPVTFRADDLAAWLPLVAEILAMTEDDVAGAVRTESFVALGGTSLQAIGLVAAGQRRLGRDADIARVLSADPLADALADAAVFVDTAPPPADPDRGPSHRALLPGQKAMLAAHVLGQDLPYHLMFTLESTAPLDFGRVRATLTALAARHESLRTMFTRTPHGVERVVLPAPHQPRLLLQTLPAGGDAVRTVHELYVRDSAELLHPFDQPPVVFVHTTAGDRGLLTLLVHHVLIDGWGVGVLWRDFVDLYAGVAKPAAASPDWIGTRLAAVTASGALDAAMSRVAARLDGAPSVITLPTDLPPVAESDGRGARLVFTLSAQATAAAETLARRGQATVTSVLMAAWALAVARRAGVDDVVLGVPASGRFEAGMADIVGLCTRVVPVRCRTTDDSTVGTFVQAASAAVAAAIADSDLPFENVVSLLELTGELGRNPLAQVGFAAHHELVPEAFAAGGDTWHVHEGHCHGSVFDALLYLQSWSTEPRLALEYATSVVTAADAGELVESFQAVLTDLARDTTTRLGAITGLSGGQARRLRELGAGGSFETADDLWSAFARHAESTPDAPAVTDGDRTLTYSDLHDRATAQAALLHGCGVGPGDRVLLEVTRSAAEAVAVLAIVRLGAAYVAVDKSATAQWRAHLAEATAPRARVGDVAAAPEFAGIAECALVDLDARGADDLPSPIADPGRAAYVSFTSGSTGVPKGVVVPHRAVLRLAADPAMIADAAESRMLRLAPLAFDASTLELLVPLAAGNAVTVYPAGDPTPKDLTEFLRTAPVTHAWLTSGFFHLVADHRPDALRGLRQVFTGGGVVSPAHVRRVLAHCPGLRVTNGYGPTENTTFTTTFPIDSAAEVLDPLPIGGPVRGTDLYIVDPAGRLVPPGAVGELLAGGEGLADGYLRDPDRTAASFTSHAPLGRRVYRTGDLVRWGTDGRLRFLGRNDRQVKIAGHRVELVDVERRIKQQPGVLDAVVFLADAGTTAARLCAAVKAVADTDPQAAARQAVEPDLAPSARPQRWFTVAEFPLDRNGKVDLRALSALATGSSTVEQAAPDQPASVIDIEDLVTAAWTEALGTDDFDLDEAFFDVGGDSLSLAVARKLIQRGLGGRPLPLTDLYRFPTVRALARHLQTAGVTP, from the coding sequence ATGTCGATCGCACCCGTGGCCGATCCGGTCACCTTCAGAGCCGACGACCTGGCGGCGTGGCTGCCGCTGGTCGCCGAGATCCTCGCGATGACCGAGGACGATGTGGCCGGCGCCGTGCGCACCGAGTCGTTCGTGGCGCTGGGCGGCACGTCGCTGCAGGCCATCGGCCTCGTCGCGGCGGGCCAGCGGCGGCTGGGTCGGGACGCCGACATCGCCAGGGTGCTCTCGGCCGACCCGCTCGCCGACGCACTGGCCGACGCGGCCGTGTTCGTCGACACCGCGCCGCCGCCCGCCGACCCGGACCGCGGGCCGAGCCACCGCGCGTTGCTGCCAGGTCAGAAGGCAATGCTCGCCGCGCACGTGCTCGGCCAGGATCTGCCGTACCACCTCATGTTCACCCTGGAGTCCACCGCGCCGCTGGACTTCGGCCGCGTGCGGGCGACGCTGACCGCGCTGGCCGCCCGGCACGAGTCGCTGCGCACGATGTTCACCCGTACTCCCCATGGCGTGGAGCGGGTCGTCCTGCCCGCGCCGCACCAGCCGCGGCTGCTGCTGCAGACGCTGCCCGCGGGCGGCGACGCGGTCCGCACCGTGCACGAGCTCTACGTCCGCGACAGCGCCGAGCTGCTGCACCCGTTCGACCAGCCGCCGGTCGTGTTCGTCCACACCACGGCGGGCGACCGCGGCCTGCTGACCCTGCTGGTGCACCACGTGCTCATCGACGGCTGGGGCGTCGGCGTGCTGTGGCGCGACTTCGTCGACCTGTACGCGGGCGTGGCGAAGCCCGCCGCCGCGTCGCCGGACTGGATCGGCACCCGGCTCGCCGCGGTGACCGCGTCCGGCGCGCTGGACGCGGCGATGTCGCGGGTCGCCGCCCGGCTCGACGGCGCGCCGTCGGTGATCACCCTGCCGACCGACCTCCCGCCGGTCGCCGAGTCCGACGGCCGGGGTGCTCGACTGGTGTTCACGCTGTCCGCCCAGGCCACCGCCGCGGCCGAGACGCTGGCCCGGCGGGGGCAGGCGACCGTGACATCGGTGCTGATGGCGGCCTGGGCGCTCGCGGTGGCGCGGCGGGCCGGGGTCGACGACGTCGTGCTCGGCGTTCCCGCCTCCGGGCGGTTCGAGGCGGGCATGGCCGACATCGTCGGCCTGTGCACGCGGGTCGTGCCGGTGCGCTGCCGCACCACCGACGACAGCACCGTCGGGACCTTCGTCCAGGCGGCCTCGGCGGCCGTCGCCGCCGCGATCGCCGACTCGGACCTGCCGTTCGAGAACGTGGTCAGCCTGCTGGAACTCACCGGCGAGCTTGGCCGCAACCCGCTGGCCCAGGTCGGTTTCGCCGCCCACCACGAACTCGTGCCCGAGGCCTTCGCCGCGGGCGGCGACACCTGGCACGTCCATGAAGGCCACTGCCACGGCAGCGTCTTCGACGCGCTGCTCTACCTCCAGTCCTGGTCGACCGAGCCCCGGCTGGCCCTGGAGTACGCGACCTCCGTGGTGACCGCGGCGGACGCGGGTGAACTCGTCGAGTCGTTCCAGGCGGTGCTCACCGACCTGGCCCGCGACACCACGACCCGGCTGGGCGCGATCACCGGACTGTCCGGCGGCCAGGCCCGGCGCCTCCGCGAGCTGGGTGCGGGCGGTTCGTTCGAGACCGCCGACGACCTGTGGAGCGCCTTCGCTCGGCACGCCGAGTCCACACCGGACGCTCCGGCGGTGACCGATGGGGACCGCACCCTGACCTACTCGGACCTGCACGATCGCGCCACCGCGCAGGCGGCTCTGCTGCACGGGTGCGGGGTCGGCCCGGGTGACCGTGTGCTCCTGGAAGTGACCCGCTCCGCCGCCGAGGCCGTCGCCGTGCTGGCGATCGTGCGGCTCGGGGCGGCCTACGTGGCGGTGGACAAGTCGGCCACCGCGCAGTGGCGTGCCCACCTGGCCGAGGCGACCGCGCCCCGGGCCCGGGTCGGCGATGTCGCCGCGGCACCTGAGTTCGCCGGGATCGCCGAGTGCGCGCTGGTCGACCTCGACGCTCGCGGCGCCGATGATCTGCCGTCCCCGATCGCCGATCCGGGCCGCGCCGCGTACGTCTCGTTCACCTCGGGCTCGACCGGCGTGCCCAAGGGCGTCGTCGTCCCGCACCGCGCGGTGCTCCGGCTGGCCGCCGACCCGGCGATGATCGCCGACGCGGCCGAGTCGCGGATGCTGCGGCTGGCCCCGCTGGCGTTCGACGCGTCCACTTTGGAGCTGCTGGTCCCACTCGCCGCGGGCAACGCGGTGACGGTGTACCCGGCGGGCGACCCGACCCCGAAGGACCTGACCGAGTTCCTGCGCACCGCGCCGGTGACCCACGCGTGGCTGACCTCCGGCTTCTTCCACCTCGTCGCCGACCACCGGCCCGACGCACTGCGCGGCCTGCGGCAGGTCTTCACCGGCGGCGGCGTGGTCTCCCCCGCCCATGTGCGGCGGGTCCTCGCGCATTGCCCCGGACTTCGGGTCACCAACGGCTACGGGCCGACCGAGAACACGACCTTCACCACCACGTTCCCGATCGACTCGGCCGCCGAGGTGCTCGATCCGCTGCCCATCGGCGGCCCGGTGCGCGGCACCGACCTCTACATCGTCGACCCGGCCGGCAGGCTCGTCCCACCCGGGGCTGTCGGCGAGTTGCTGGCAGGCGGCGAGGGCCTGGCCGACGGCTATCTGCGCGACCCTGACCGAACCGCGGCCTCCTTCACATCCCACGCCCCGCTCGGTCGGCGGGTCTACCGCACAGGCGACCTGGTCCGCTGGGGCACCGACGGGCGGCTGCGGTTCCTCGGCCGCAACGACCGGCAGGTCAAGATCGCCGGGCACCGGGTGGAACTGGTCGACGTCGAACGGCGCATCAAGCAACAGCCCGGCGTGCTCGACGCCGTGGTGTTCCTCGCCGACGCGGGCACGACCGCGGCCCGGCTGTGCGCCGCGGTCAAGGCCGTCGCCGACACGGACCCGCAGGCCGCCGCCCGGCAGGCCGTCGAGCCCGACCTCGCGCCCTCCGCCCGGCCGCAGCGGTGGTTCACCGTCGCGGAGTTCCCTCTGGACCGCAACGGCAAGGTCGACCTGCGCGCCTTGAGCGCACTCGCCACCGGATCGTCCACAGTGGAGCAAGCCGCGCCCGACCAGCCTGCCTCGGTGATCGACATCGAGGACCTGGTGACCGCGGCGTGGACCGAAGCGCTCGGCACCGACGACTTCGACCTCGATGAGGCGTTCTTCGACGTCGGCGGCGACAGTCTGAGCCTGGCTGTGGCCCGCAAGCTGATCCAGCGCGGCCTCGGCGGACGGCCCCTGCCGCTCACCGACCTCTACCGATTCCCGACCGTGCGGGCGCTGGCCAGGCACCTACAGACCGCAGGAGTGACCCCATGA
- a CDS encoding bifunctional DNA primase/polymerase — protein MVAHRPLRADGRVCGQVAVVTRWTTRAARHRRSRRRQGGERTVDGLRPRCSRAGVRSPTGWQQRCGSDPERVRRIWPPGANIGVGCRAAGVVGIALDRHGGPEGIARLHRSRWAGRFDGWRRRVLRRRARGWKQCACATAGAPGPPIRRGNERSRPAVA, from the coding sequence GTGGTCGCCCATCGCCCACTGCGCGCGGACGGGCGAGTGTGCGGCCAAGTCGCGGTGGTGACCCGGTGGACAACGCGTGCTGCCCGCCACCGGAGAAGTCGACGACGTCAGGGCGGTGAACGCACCGTCGACGGCCTGCGGCCGAGGTGTAGTCGGGCCGGTGTCCGGTCGCCCACAGGCTGGCAGCAGCGCTGCGGCAGCGACCCCGAGCGGGTGCGGCGCATCTGGCCACCCGGCGCCAACATCGGTGTCGGCTGCCGCGCCGCGGGCGTGGTCGGCATCGCCCTGGACCGCCACGGCGGCCCGGAGGGCATCGCCCGACTTCACCGCAGCCGCTGGGCGGGCCGTTTCGACGGGTGGCGTCGGCGAGTTCTACGGCGACGTGCACGAGGGTGGAAACAGTGCGCGTGCGCTACCGCTGGGGCGCCCGGCCCGCCGATCCGACGTGGGAACGAGCGTTCTCGACCGGCGGTGGCGTGA